From the Pomacea canaliculata isolate SZHN2017 linkage group LG4, ASM307304v1, whole genome shotgun sequence genome, one window contains:
- the LOC112562349 gene encoding uncharacterized protein LOC112562349 isoform X7: protein MDDVAGNRSLPIHCIIEQMNGAVNFENASSSPCDVCAVELDSYAILPATTPLRDLVRTALVKLGYTAVDAMNAKGAIQLKNWKPLAFDIITDNKLSTVDDILGELTNSATLRIRLSSQPKLSSAEEMKEKLLQLLLTQSHSLLIESGCPIEKKLLMSISKGEASANVSEDLRAAFDSWYNSQIKKNKKSTGGNPASLHNSPEEVKNSNRMDKTSSTKIDDDAQSLSPVMDSKPTTQVTSSSSLPSPTSSSSNPFSLQLSANSSGQSVQQQQQQQQPVSQPHLQGGSILTPNKTRIRTSFDPEHEIPRLQKWFHDNQHPTREQMVRYMNELNSLESRKGRRPLDLTNIIYWFKNARAAQRRANKVLDDSFENEEGTEINNSSMTTGSSQPESPAVPYLPNKNAVYVIPFPYHSPHTPHTHHLLGNSADSLPESYDEPCDLSLKKPKKDPSPHSQIDSRSVASRNKDGGLSENCGENDPNTRSGSVTPSSKILARRSVYMSKLNGLEEDLDVKNLSPCNGMTVFPENLSSKKMGSQTSKESRTNGHHDDRKLLQKHYADVKDNPDRNDKNHLPDIVKEEQMSDDGDDDSVNTDDSMGSRLRIQDDDDDVDYVRGRGDFPVDIGVAGLGSSAVSSTANMAALSLAQMSQPLHIPQLPHQLAMYYQMAPRFYPPPPSHHSQPSVAATAAMVAALNSSARLPGVGPNNAAISNSTNGGHHTNPNHSIPIQPAPHPPISAPHPHSRSSEPRKRRTRVFIDPLTEIPKLEKWFMEDTHPSAYMIDKYTEALNAAEYRQKFPKLEPKNVQLWFKNHRAKVKRMRVGLGLEDSYCDSPPSHGMQNSPVTAEVKDDDDDSASEHLQRVKSENKSPGNVMDNSNEDEDMLEEDAQ, encoded by the exons gTAATAGGTCACTTCCTATTCACTGCATAATAGAACAAATGAATGGAGCCGTCAACTTTGAAAATGCTTCTAGCTCCCCTTGTGATGTCTGTGCTGTTGAGTTGGACAGCTACGCAATCCTGCCAGCGACCACACCCCTGCGTGACCTCGTGCGGACAGCCCTTGTCAAGCTTGGCTACACAGCAGTGGACGCAATGAATGCTAAAG GTGCAATACAGCTAAAAAACTGGAAGCCACTAGCGTTTGACATCATTACAGATAACAAATTATCAACAGTTGATGACATCCTTGGTGAATTGACCAACTCTGCAACACTTCGAATCCGACTGTCAAG TCAGCCCAAGCTGAGCTCGGCAgaggagatgaaagaaaagttgTTGCAGTTGCTTCTGACACAGTCGCACTCACTACTTATTGAGTCAGGGTGTCCCATTGAGAAG aaGCTCTTGATGTCAATCTCAAAAGGAGAAGCTTCAGCTAATGTTTCAGAAGACTTGAGAGCAGCATTTGACTCGTGGTACAACAGtcagataaaaaagaataagaaatcTACTGGTGGCAACCCTGCCTCTCTTCATAATTCACCAGAGGAAgtcaaaaacagcaacagaatgGATAAGACTTCATCCACAAAAATTGACGATGATGCTCAGTCTCTATCCCCAGTCATGGATTCGAAACCTACCACTCAGGTTACAAGCTCTTCGTCGTTGCCTTCTccaacatcatcatcttctaACCCATTTTCACTCCAGTTGTCAGCAAATAGCTCTGGGCAGTCtgtacaacaacagcagcagcagcagcagcctgttTCCCAGCCTCATCTGCAGGGTGGCTCTATTCTGACTCCAAATAAAACACGAATACGCACATCATTTGACCCTGAACATGAAATACCTCGTTTGCAGAAGTGGTTTCATGACAATCAGCATCCCACCAGAGAACAGATGGTACGCTACATGAATGAACTGAACAGCCTGGAATCACGCAAGGGTCGAAGACCTCTTGACCTCACAAACATCATTTACTGGTTTAAAAATGCACGGGCTGCACAGCGACGTGCCAACAAGGTCTTAGATGATTCTTTTGAAAATGAGGAAGGTACGGAAATTAACAATTCTTCCATGACAACTGGCAGTTCTCAGCCAGAATCTCCAGCAGTCCCATATCTGCCCAACAAAAATGCTGTCTATGTCATCCCTTTTCCGTATCATTCCCCCCAtacacctcacacacaccattTACTGGGCAACTCTGCTGACTCACTGCCAGAATCCTATGATGAGCCTTGTGATTTGTCTTTGAAGAAGCCAAAAAAGGACCCATCCCCTCACAGTCAGATAGACTCTAGATCTGTAGCAAGTAGGAACAAAGATGGAGGACTATCAGAGAATTGTGGTGAAAATGACCCAAACACCAGAAGTGGTTCTGTGACACCAAGTTCAAAGATCCTTGCCAGAAGAAGCGTTTACATGTCAAAACTTAATGGCCTGGAAGAGGACTTGGATGTCAAGAATCTCTCACCGTGTAATGGCATGACTGTTTTTCCAGAGAACCTGTCATCCAAAAAGATGGGCAGTCAGACATCCAAGGAATCAAGGACCAATGGCCATCATGACGACAGGAAGCTCCTTCAAAAGCACTATGCTGATGTGAAAGACAACCCAGACAGAAATGACAAGAATCACCTCCCTGATATCGTGAAAGAAGAGCAGATGTCTGATGACGGTGATGATGATTCGGTGAACACAGATGACAGTATGGGGAGCCGTCTGCGGATccaagatgatgacgatgatgttgaCTATGTTCGTGGCAGAGGAGACTTTCCAGTGGACATCGGTGTTGCAGGGTTAGGCTCATCTGCTGTGTCCTCCACTGCCAACATGGCAGCTCTCTCGCTTGCACAGATGTCTCAGCCTCTGCATATCCCCCAGCTGCCCCATCAGCTTGCCATGTACTACCAGATGGCCCCCCGCTTTTACCCCCCTCCACCATCCCACCACAGCCAGCCTTCTGTCGCAGCAACAGCTGCAATGGTGGCTGCACTGAACAGTTCTGCTCGTCTGCCTGGTGTTGGTCCTAATAATGCTGCTATATCTAACAGCACTAATGGAGGGCATcacactaaccctaaccacaGCATTCCTATTCAGCCAGCTCCTCATCCTCCCATATCAGCACCACATCCTCACAGCAGATCATCGGAACCACGAAAACGGCGCACGCGTGTTTTTATTGACCCCTTGACAGAAATCCCCAAACTTGAGAAATGGTTCATGGAAGACACGCATCCCTCAGCTTACATGATTGACAAATACACTGAAGCTTTGAATGCTGCAGAATATCGCCAGAAATTCCCAAAACTTGAACCCAAAAATGTACAGCTTTGGTTCAAAAACCATCGTGCAAAAGTTAAACGGATGCGCGTAGGTCTTGGCCTAGAGGACTCCTACTGTGACAGTCCTCCCTCTCATGGCATGCAGAATTCCCCAGTCACTGCGGAAGTGaaggacgatgatgatgactctGCCTCTGAGCACTTGCAAAGAGTGAAATCAGAGAACAAATCACCAGGAAATGTGATGGACAATAGCAATGAGGATGAGGACATGTTGGAGGAAGACGCACAGTAA
- the LOC112562349 gene encoding uncharacterized protein LOC112562349 isoform X6: MLPKEQLTETNTVSQTSDNSSKNSGSEGGDRGLRDDTPVASPLHGSPLSSSVMLAAPQAASPKSVTATKSPSPKKPDSSQAQPGNRSLPIHCIIEQMNGAVNFENASSSPCDVCAVELDSYAILPATTPLRDLVRTALVKLGYTAVDAMNAKGAIQLKNWKPLAFDIITDNKLSTVDDILGELTNSATLRIRLSSQPKLSSAEEMKEKLLQLLLTQSHSLLIESGCPIEKKLLMSISKGEASANVSEDLRAAFDSWYNSQIKKNKKSTGGNPASLHNSPEEVKNSNRMDKTSSTKIDDDAQSLSPVMDSKPTTQVTSSSSLPSPTSSSSNPFSLQLSANSSGQSVQQQQQQQQPVSQPHLQGGSILTPNKTRIRTSFDPEHEIPRLQKWFHDNQHPTREQMVRYMNELNSLESRKGRRPLDLTNIIYWFKNARAAQRRANKVLDDSFENEEGTEINNSSMTTGSSQPESPAVPYLPNKNAVYVIPFPYHSPHTPHTHHLLGNSADSLPESYDEPCDLSLKKPKKDPSPHSQIDSRSVASRNKDGGLSENCGENDPNTRSGSVTPSSKILARRSVYMSKLNGLEEDLDVKNLSPCNGMTVFPENLSSKKMGSQTSKESRTNGHHDDRKLLQKHYADVKDNPDRNDKNHLPDIVKEEQMSDDGDDDSVNTDDSMGSRLRIQDDDDDVDYVRGRGDFPVDIGVAGLGSSAVSSTANMAALSLAQMSQPLHIPQLPHQLAMYYQMAPRFYPPPPSHHSQPSVAATAAMVAALNSSARLPGVGPNNAAISNSTNGGHHTNPNHSIPIQPAPHPPISAPHPHSRSSEPRKRRTRVFIDPLTEIPKLEKWFMEDTHPSAYMIDKYTEALNAAEYRQKFPKLEPKNVQLWFKNHRAKVKRMRVGLGLEDSYCDSPPSHGMQNSPVTAEVKDDDDDSASEHLQRVKSENKSPGNVMDNSNEDEDMLEEDAQ; encoded by the exons gTAATAGGTCACTTCCTATTCACTGCATAATAGAACAAATGAATGGAGCCGTCAACTTTGAAAATGCTTCTAGCTCCCCTTGTGATGTCTGTGCTGTTGAGTTGGACAGCTACGCAATCCTGCCAGCGACCACACCCCTGCGTGACCTCGTGCGGACAGCCCTTGTCAAGCTTGGCTACACAGCAGTGGACGCAATGAATGCTAAAG GTGCAATACAGCTAAAAAACTGGAAGCCACTAGCGTTTGACATCATTACAGATAACAAATTATCAACAGTTGATGACATCCTTGGTGAATTGACCAACTCTGCAACACTTCGAATCCGACTGTCAAG TCAGCCCAAGCTGAGCTCGGCAgaggagatgaaagaaaagttgTTGCAGTTGCTTCTGACACAGTCGCACTCACTACTTATTGAGTCAGGGTGTCCCATTGAGAAG aaGCTCTTGATGTCAATCTCAAAAGGAGAAGCTTCAGCTAATGTTTCAGAAGACTTGAGAGCAGCATTTGACTCGTGGTACAACAGtcagataaaaaagaataagaaatcTACTGGTGGCAACCCTGCCTCTCTTCATAATTCACCAGAGGAAgtcaaaaacagcaacagaatgGATAAGACTTCATCCACAAAAATTGACGATGATGCTCAGTCTCTATCCCCAGTCATGGATTCGAAACCTACCACTCAGGTTACAAGCTCTTCGTCGTTGCCTTCTccaacatcatcatcttctaACCCATTTTCACTCCAGTTGTCAGCAAATAGCTCTGGGCAGTCtgtacaacaacagcagcagcagcagcagcctgttTCCCAGCCTCATCTGCAGGGTGGCTCTATTCTGACTCCAAATAAAACACGAATACGCACATCATTTGACCCTGAACATGAAATACCTCGTTTGCAGAAGTGGTTTCATGACAATCAGCATCCCACCAGAGAACAGATGGTACGCTACATGAATGAACTGAACAGCCTGGAATCACGCAAGGGTCGAAGACCTCTTGACCTCACAAACATCATTTACTGGTTTAAAAATGCACGGGCTGCACAGCGACGTGCCAACAAGGTCTTAGATGATTCTTTTGAAAATGAGGAAGGTACGGAAATTAACAATTCTTCCATGACAACTGGCAGTTCTCAGCCAGAATCTCCAGCAGTCCCATATCTGCCCAACAAAAATGCTGTCTATGTCATCCCTTTTCCGTATCATTCCCCCCAtacacctcacacacaccattTACTGGGCAACTCTGCTGACTCACTGCCAGAATCCTATGATGAGCCTTGTGATTTGTCTTTGAAGAAGCCAAAAAAGGACCCATCCCCTCACAGTCAGATAGACTCTAGATCTGTAGCAAGTAGGAACAAAGATGGAGGACTATCAGAGAATTGTGGTGAAAATGACCCAAACACCAGAAGTGGTTCTGTGACACCAAGTTCAAAGATCCTTGCCAGAAGAAGCGTTTACATGTCAAAACTTAATGGCCTGGAAGAGGACTTGGATGTCAAGAATCTCTCACCGTGTAATGGCATGACTGTTTTTCCAGAGAACCTGTCATCCAAAAAGATGGGCAGTCAGACATCCAAGGAATCAAGGACCAATGGCCATCATGACGACAGGAAGCTCCTTCAAAAGCACTATGCTGATGTGAAAGACAACCCAGACAGAAATGACAAGAATCACCTCCCTGATATCGTGAAAGAAGAGCAGATGTCTGATGACGGTGATGATGATTCGGTGAACACAGATGACAGTATGGGGAGCCGTCTGCGGATccaagatgatgacgatgatgttgaCTATGTTCGTGGCAGAGGAGACTTTCCAGTGGACATCGGTGTTGCAGGGTTAGGCTCATCTGCTGTGTCCTCCACTGCCAACATGGCAGCTCTCTCGCTTGCACAGATGTCTCAGCCTCTGCATATCCCCCAGCTGCCCCATCAGCTTGCCATGTACTACCAGATGGCCCCCCGCTTTTACCCCCCTCCACCATCCCACCACAGCCAGCCTTCTGTCGCAGCAACAGCTGCAATGGTGGCTGCACTGAACAGTTCTGCTCGTCTGCCTGGTGTTGGTCCTAATAATGCTGCTATATCTAACAGCACTAATGGAGGGCATcacactaaccctaaccacaGCATTCCTATTCAGCCAGCTCCTCATCCTCCCATATCAGCACCACATCCTCACAGCAGATCATCGGAACCACGAAAACGGCGCACGCGTGTTTTTATTGACCCCTTGACAGAAATCCCCAAACTTGAGAAATGGTTCATGGAAGACACGCATCCCTCAGCTTACATGATTGACAAATACACTGAAGCTTTGAATGCTGCAGAATATCGCCAGAAATTCCCAAAACTTGAACCCAAAAATGTACAGCTTTGGTTCAAAAACCATCGTGCAAAAGTTAAACGGATGCGCGTAGGTCTTGGCCTAGAGGACTCCTACTGTGACAGTCCTCCCTCTCATGGCATGCAGAATTCCCCAGTCACTGCGGAAGTGaaggacgatgatgatgactctGCCTCTGAGCACTTGCAAAGAGTGAAATCAGAGAACAAATCACCAGGAAATGTGATGGACAATAGCAATGAGGATGAGGACATGTTGGAGGAAGACGCACAGTAA